The Agromyces atrinae genome window below encodes:
- a CDS encoding MBL fold metallo-hydrolase gives MTPADETPLTRTLLAPNPGPMTLEGTNTYLVGRGRELVVVDPGPADAAHLDRIAAAGDVALILITHRHPDHTDGIAGLVERTGAPVRAVSPEFCVGGDPLVDGEVIEVAGTRIEVVATPGHTADSVSFHLPDDGATGSMLTGDTILGQGTTIIAWPDGALRPYLASLHRLLDFPRAAVLPGHGPRRPNLRAVVYEYLAHRGERLEQVRAALAELGEDAGVEAVTDAVYSDIAPGVRPAAEASVRAQLDYLRGV, from the coding sequence GTGACCCCCGCCGACGAGACACCCCTCACCCGCACGCTCCTCGCGCCGAATCCCGGCCCGATGACCCTCGAGGGCACCAACACCTATCTCGTCGGTCGAGGCCGCGAACTCGTCGTCGTCGACCCCGGCCCCGCCGACGCCGCGCACCTCGATCGCATCGCCGCGGCGGGCGACGTCGCGCTCATCCTCATCACGCACCGGCACCCGGATCACACCGACGGCATCGCGGGCCTCGTCGAGCGGACGGGTGCGCCCGTGAGGGCCGTCTCTCCCGAGTTCTGCGTCGGCGGCGATCCTCTCGTCGACGGCGAGGTGATCGAGGTCGCGGGCACGCGCATCGAGGTCGTCGCGACGCCGGGGCACACGGCCGACTCGGTGTCGTTCCACCTGCCGGATGACGGCGCGACGGGCTCGATGCTCACGGGCGACACGATCCTCGGGCAGGGCACGACGATCATCGCGTGGCCCGACGGCGCGCTCCGCCCCTACCTCGCCTCGCTGCACCGGCTGCTCGACTTCCCGCGCGCCGCCGTGCTGCCGGGCCACGGGCCGCGCCGCCCGAACCTCCGAGCGGTCGTCTACGAGTACCTCGCCCACCGCGGCGAGCGACTCGAGCAGGTGCGCGCCGCCCTCGCCGAGCTCGGTGAGGATGCCGGCGTCGAGGCTGTCACCGATGCCGTGTACTCCGACATCGCGCCGGGCGTCCGCCCCGCAGCCGAGGCCTCGGTGCGGGCTCAGCTCGACTATCTGCGAGGCGTCTGA
- a CDS encoding VOC family protein, whose product MSEAGWRAFLSSEGVDDWVVLHGGPTAVFRVEGLGEAARLAAAIAEVPGLGPRTVLTATSDRLTVKLTRELWATEDDDVALARAVSAVAREHAAPPDTRAVQEVQLAISAKPDAIDLPFWRAVLGYAPMAGDNAIDPLGQGSTVWMQDLDPAKPLRHAMHLDVSVAREHVDARLAEALAAGGRIVDDSEAPATWVLADRSGNKVCLASWPDGATPASADPAERPASG is encoded by the coding sequence ATGAGTGAAGCGGGGTGGCGGGCGTTCCTGTCGAGCGAGGGCGTCGACGACTGGGTCGTGCTCCACGGCGGGCCGACGGCGGTCTTCCGGGTCGAGGGTCTCGGTGAGGCCGCGCGACTGGCCGCCGCGATCGCCGAGGTGCCGGGCCTCGGGCCGCGCACGGTGCTCACCGCGACATCCGATCGCCTCACCGTCAAGCTCACCCGCGAGCTCTGGGCGACGGAGGACGACGACGTGGCCCTTGCGCGAGCGGTCTCGGCGGTCGCGCGTGAGCACGCGGCACCGCCCGACACGAGAGCCGTCCAGGAGGTCCAGCTGGCGATCTCGGCGAAGCCCGACGCCATCGATCTGCCGTTCTGGCGCGCCGTGCTCGGCTACGCGCCGATGGCGGGCGACAACGCGATCGACCCGCTGGGGCAGGGCTCGACGGTGTGGATGCAGGACCTCGACCCCGCGAAGCCCCTGCGGCACGCGATGCACCTCGATGTGTCCGTCGCGCGCGAGCACGTCGATGCACGTCTCGCCGAGGCGCTCGCCGCCGGTGGGCGGATCGTCGACGACTCCGAGGCTCCCGCCACCTGGGTGCTCGCCGATCGCTCCGGCAACAAAGTGTGTCTCGCGTCGTGGCCCGACGGGGCGACACCCGCGTCCGCCGACCCGGCCGAGCGCCCGGCGAGCGGATGA
- a CDS encoding MDR family MFS transporter, whose product MLATGLIAIEATILATAVPTIVRDLGGFTQFPWLFSIYLLAQAVSVPIYSKLADTLGRKPIILFGIGLFLIGSIFCGFAWDMTSLIAFRAIQGLGAGAVLPIAIVIAGDIYTVAERAKAQGYLASVWAISSVVGPSLGGVFAQFLTWRWIFFINIPLCLIAAYVLWRNHHETIEHRRHRIDYAGAVLLTLSLTLLILAVLEGGLAWAWNSWQSIGAFTLGGLLLIAFVFVERRAAEPIIPLGLFRRRLIVTTSLISVGIGAILIGLTSYVPTFLEAALHVEPIVSGLAVAALTLGWPISASQSGRLYLRIGFRATAFIGLAITVVGAIALFVTAPAESVAAVAISCFVVGLGMGLVATPTLVAAQASVDWRERGVVTGTNMFARSAGSAVGVAIFGAIANAIIADAGRGDTFEPAIVAGANAVFLAVAISAVVTFVFALAMPKVSAADVEHRDPATDDAGPRDPSTDDASRPF is encoded by the coding sequence ATGCTCGCGACGGGTCTCATCGCGATCGAGGCGACGATCCTCGCGACGGCCGTTCCGACGATCGTGCGCGATCTCGGCGGCTTCACGCAGTTCCCCTGGCTCTTCTCGATCTACCTGCTCGCACAGGCCGTGTCGGTGCCGATCTACTCGAAGCTCGCCGACACCCTGGGCCGGAAGCCCATCATCCTGTTCGGCATCGGACTCTTCCTCATCGGCTCGATCTTCTGCGGATTCGCGTGGGACATGACGTCGCTCATCGCATTCCGCGCCATCCAGGGCCTCGGCGCGGGAGCCGTGCTGCCCATCGCGATCGTCATCGCGGGCGACATCTACACGGTCGCCGAGCGCGCCAAGGCGCAGGGCTACCTCGCGAGCGTGTGGGCGATCTCGTCGGTCGTCGGGCCGAGCCTCGGCGGCGTCTTCGCGCAGTTCCTCACGTGGCGGTGGATCTTCTTCATCAACATCCCCCTCTGCCTCATCGCCGCGTACGTGCTGTGGCGCAACCACCACGAGACGATCGAGCACCGACGCCACCGCATCGACTACGCGGGTGCCGTGCTGCTGACGCTCTCGCTCACACTCCTCATCCTCGCCGTGCTCGAGGGCGGCCTCGCATGGGCGTGGAACTCGTGGCAGTCGATCGGGGCGTTCACGCTCGGCGGGCTGCTGCTCATCGCCTTCGTGTTCGTGGAACGCCGTGCGGCCGAACCGATCATCCCGCTCGGGCTGTTCCGGCGACGGCTCATCGTCACGACGTCGCTCATCTCGGTCGGGATCGGCGCGATCCTCATCGGCCTGACGTCGTACGTGCCGACCTTCCTCGAGGCCGCGCTGCACGTCGAACCGATCGTGTCGGGTCTCGCGGTCGCGGCGCTCACCCTCGGCTGGCCGATCTCGGCGTCGCAGTCGGGGCGGCTGTACCTGCGTATCGGGTTCCGCGCGACGGCGTTCATCGGCCTCGCGATCACCGTGGTCGGCGCGATCGCCCTCTTCGTCACGGCACCCGCCGAGTCGGTCGCGGCCGTCGCGATCAGCTGTTTCGTCGTGGGGCTCGGCATGGGTCTCGTCGCAACGCCGACCCTCGTCGCGGCCCAGGCCTCGGTCGATTGGCGTGAACGCGGAGTCGTCACGGGCACGAACATGTTCGCGCGCTCGGCCGGAAGCGCCGTCGGTGTCGCGATCTTCGGCGCGATCGCCAACGCGATCATCGCCGACGCGGGCCGCGGAGACACCTTCGAACCCGCGATCGTCGCCGGAGCGAACGCCGTCTTCCTCGCCGTCGCGATCTCCGCCGTCGTCACGTTCGTCTTCGCCCTCGCGATGCCGAAGGTCAGCGCGGCCGACGTCGAGCACCGCGACCCCGCGACGGATGACGCGGGCCCGCGCGACCCCTCGACGGATGACGCGTCGCGACCGTTCTGA
- a CDS encoding NUDIX hydrolase produces the protein MTDDVPPPAGVPSGVTVPAGQAVPGSALAATVVLVRDSETGPEVLLLERPSDRGSFAGAWVFPGGAVEADDAGLGAAAVRETREETGLVLGESDLVELSHWTPPADTPRRFDTWFFVARAPGGSIALPAAEIVGSQWLRPADALALHATGALTLYPPTWVTLAGLRGDADVDALLTRISALEPPHFVGRFAPGRVLVWSDDVAFADDALLEAPGARHRLDLSALPWSYERS, from the coding sequence GTGACCGACGACGTTCCTCCGCCCGCGGGTGTGCCCTCGGGTGTGACTGTGCCCGCGGGCCAGGCCGTGCCCGGGTCCGCGCTCGCCGCGACGGTCGTGCTCGTGCGCGACTCCGAGACCGGGCCCGAGGTGCTGCTGCTCGAACGCCCGAGCGACCGCGGCTCGTTCGCGGGGGCGTGGGTCTTTCCGGGCGGCGCCGTCGAGGCGGATGACGCGGGCCTCGGCGCCGCGGCCGTGCGCGAGACCCGCGAGGAGACGGGACTCGTGCTCGGGGAATCGGATCTCGTCGAGCTCTCGCACTGGACCCCGCCGGCCGACACCCCACGCCGCTTCGACACGTGGTTCTTCGTCGCGCGGGCGCCCGGCGGCTCCATTGCCCTGCCCGCGGCCGAGATCGTCGGGTCGCAGTGGCTGCGGCCCGCCGATGCGCTCGCACTGCACGCCACGGGCGCCCTCACGCTCTACCCGCCGACGTGGGTGACGCTCGCCGGACTCAGGGGCGACGCCGATGTCGACGCGCTGCTCACCCGGATCTCCGCCCTCGAGCCTCCGCACTTCGTCGGCCGTTTCGCGCCCGGCCGCGTGCTCGTCTGGTCGGACGACGTCGCATTCGCCGACGACGCGCTGCTCGAGGCGCCGGGCGCACGCCACCGGCTCGACCTCTCGGCCCTCCCCTGGAGCTACGAGCGCTCCTGA
- a CDS encoding phosphogluconate dehydrogenase C-terminal domain-containing protein — translation MTTLTRPTTVALIGAGGKMGMRVSNNLKKSDFTVFYSEASPAGQERVRGLGLDITPTDEAIVDADVVILAVPDVVLGAVSEDVVPKLKDGAIVLTLDPAAAYAGLLFARDGIEYVCAHPCHPSVFLERRTDEEYADTFGGIAAPQEVVAAIESGDETARVLAESVISTIYAPVIQVHWVTVKQLAVLEPTLVETIACMIGELLQEALDETVNTVGVPYEAARAMLWGHVGIALTNALRGSNPFSDACHIAMDYGRESIIKDDWKKIFDDSELDYVIARMLKIDAVKR, via the coding sequence ATGACGACCCTCACCCGCCCCACGACCGTCGCGCTCATCGGAGCGGGCGGCAAGATGGGCATGCGCGTCTCGAACAACCTCAAGAAGAGCGACTTCACGGTCTTCTACAGCGAGGCGTCTCCCGCCGGCCAGGAGCGCGTGCGCGGTCTCGGCCTCGACATCACGCCGACCGACGAGGCCATCGTCGACGCCGACGTCGTGATCCTCGCGGTGCCCGACGTCGTGCTCGGCGCCGTCTCCGAGGACGTCGTGCCGAAGCTCAAGGACGGCGCGATCGTGCTCACGCTCGACCCTGCCGCGGCCTACGCCGGACTGCTCTTCGCGCGCGACGGCATCGAGTACGTGTGCGCTCACCCGTGCCACCCCTCGGTCTTCCTCGAGCGTCGCACCGACGAGGAGTACGCCGACACGTTCGGCGGCATCGCGGCCCCGCAGGAGGTCGTCGCGGCCATCGAGTCGGGTGACGAGACCGCTCGCGTGCTTGCCGAATCGGTCATCTCGACGATCTACGCGCCCGTCATCCAGGTGCACTGGGTGACCGTCAAGCAGCTCGCCGTGCTCGAGCCGACCCTCGTCGAGACCATCGCGTGCATGATCGGCGAACTGCTGCAGGAGGCGCTCGACGAGACCGTCAACACCGTCGGCGTTCCCTACGAGGCGGCCCGCGCCATGCTCTGGGGCCACGTCGGCATCGCGCTCACGAACGCCCTGCGCGGCTCGAACCCGTTCTCGGACGCGTGCCACATCGCCATGGACTACGGCCGCGAATCGATCATCAAGGACGACTGGAAGAAGATCTTCGACGACTCCGAGCTCGACTACGTCATCGCGCGCATGCTGAAGATCGACGCCGTCAAGCGCTGA
- a CDS encoding sugar phosphate isomerase/epimerase family protein, producing MIGLSTYAFFWRWSDRVDEPLSLADMLRATAADGVGVFQICDYPPLDALTASDLADVRALADDLGIVLEVGTKGTDPALLERYLGIAEALGASLVRSMWTAGDDRPTPAEAERRVRSVLGAYESAGITLALETYEQVPTSDLVALVETVGSANLGICLDPANPVANLESPVDVTRACAEYTANWHVKDFDFTRSPGWVGFVLAGAPLGTGRLDYDDIARQVRTEERGINRIVEHWLPWAGDAHTTTQLEAAWTATSITYLQEKQP from the coding sequence ATGATCGGTCTCAGCACGTACGCGTTCTTCTGGCGCTGGTCCGACCGCGTCGACGAGCCGCTGTCGCTCGCCGACATGCTGCGCGCGACGGCGGCTGACGGCGTCGGCGTCTTCCAGATCTGCGACTACCCGCCCCTCGACGCGCTGACCGCGAGCGACCTCGCCGATGTGCGGGCTCTCGCCGACGACCTCGGAATCGTGCTCGAGGTCGGCACGAAGGGCACCGACCCCGCACTGCTCGAGCGCTACCTCGGCATCGCCGAAGCGCTCGGCGCCTCGCTCGTCCGCAGCATGTGGACGGCGGGTGACGACCGGCCGACGCCCGCCGAGGCCGAACGCCGCGTGCGATCGGTGCTCGGCGCCTACGAGTCGGCGGGCATCACGCTCGCCCTCGAGACGTACGAGCAGGTACCGACATCCGACCTCGTCGCCCTCGTCGAGACCGTCGGCAGCGCGAACCTCGGCATCTGCCTCGACCCCGCGAACCCCGTCGCGAACCTCGAATCGCCCGTCGACGTCACGCGCGCATGCGCCGAGTACACGGCGAACTGGCACGTCAAGGACTTCGACTTCACCCGGTCGCCGGGCTGGGTCGGCTTCGTGCTCGCGGGCGCACCACTCGGCACCGGTCGACTCGACTACGACGACATCGCCCGCCAGGTGCGCACCGAGGAGCGCGGCATCAACCGCATCGTCGAGCACTGGCTGCCCTGGGCCGGCGACGCACACACCACCACCCAGCTCGAAGCGGCGTGGACCGCGACGAGCATCACCTATCTGCAGGAGAAACAGCCATGA
- a CDS encoding triose-phosphate isomerase family protein encodes MLSEPLAAPLAAPFTVGVSLKMYFGHAQTLAWAGAVADIARRHPAVTGGVVDLFVAPSTAALAPVGALLAGTGVRLAAQNAFWEDAGAFTGETSPAELAELGCSLVELGHAERRRHFGETDTVVSRKVRAAIRNGLAPLLCLGENDRSTDAASEVIAQLDAALADSGDLVGPIVVAYEPVWAIGAAEPAPVEHVVAVVRALEERLALDPARAGSRVIYGGSAAPGLLTAFDGAVRGLFLGRFAHDPAAVELVLDEALALAGTPAPQEVLS; translated from the coding sequence GTGTTGAGCGAGCCGCTCGCCGCACCCCTCGCCGCACCCTTCACCGTCGGCGTGAGCCTCAAGATGTACTTCGGACACGCGCAGACGCTCGCGTGGGCGGGCGCCGTCGCCGACATCGCGCGCCGCCACCCGGCCGTGACCGGGGGCGTCGTCGACCTGTTCGTCGCGCCGTCGACCGCGGCCCTCGCGCCCGTCGGCGCGCTGCTCGCCGGCACCGGAGTGCGCCTCGCCGCGCAGAACGCGTTCTGGGAGGACGCGGGCGCCTTCACCGGTGAGACGAGCCCCGCCGAACTCGCCGAACTCGGCTGCTCGCTCGTCGAACTCGGCCACGCCGAGCGCCGTCGGCACTTCGGCGAGACCGACACGGTCGTCTCACGAAAGGTGCGGGCCGCGATCCGCAACGGACTCGCCCCCCTCCTCTGCCTCGGCGAGAACGACCGGTCGACGGATGCCGCGAGCGAGGTCATCGCCCAGCTCGACGCCGCGCTCGCCGACTCGGGCGATCTCGTCGGCCCGATCGTCGTCGCCTACGAGCCCGTCTGGGCGATCGGTGCCGCCGAACCCGCGCCCGTCGAACACGTCGTCGCCGTCGTCCGCGCGCTCGAGGAGCGTCTCGCGCTCGATCCCGCGCGCGCCGGAAGCCGCGTCATCTACGGCGGGAGCGCCGCGCCCGGACTGCTCACGGCGTTCGATGGTGCGGTGCGGGGCCTCTTCCTCGGCCGTTTCGCCCACGACCCCGCGGCCGTCGAGCTCGTGCTCGATGAGGCGCTCGCACTCGCGGGCACGCCCGCGCCGCAGGAGGTGCTCTCATGA
- a CDS encoding ribose-5-phosphate isomerase, producing the protein MTDQLRLVIGSDDAGFDYKEILKADLEANALVASVHDVGVDASSHTPYPSVAIAAAELVASGQADRALLVCGTGLGVAIAANKVAGIRAVTAHDSFSVERSVLSNDAQVLCFGQRVVGIELARRLAREWLTYRFDTSSASAEKVAEIVAYESSVAGSAEPGASGSSAC; encoded by the coding sequence ATGACCGATCAGCTTCGCCTCGTCATCGGAAGCGATGACGCCGGGTTCGACTACAAGGAGATCCTGAAGGCCGACCTCGAGGCCAACGCGCTCGTCGCGTCGGTGCACGACGTGGGCGTCGACGCGTCGTCGCACACGCCGTACCCGAGCGTCGCGATCGCCGCCGCCGAACTCGTCGCCTCGGGCCAGGCCGACCGGGCGCTGCTCGTCTGCGGAACCGGCCTCGGCGTCGCGATCGCGGCGAACAAGGTCGCCGGCATCCGTGCCGTCACGGCCCACGATTCGTTCTCGGTCGAGCGCTCGGTGCTCTCGAACGACGCGCAGGTGCTGTGCTTCGGGCAGCGCGTCGTCGGCATCGAACTCGCCCGCCGCCTCGCGCGCGAGTGGCTGACCTACCGTTTCGACACGTCGTCGGCGTCGGCCGAGAAGGTCGCCGAGATCGTCGCGTACGAGTCATCCGTCGCCGGCTCCGCCGAGCCGGGCGCGAGCGGATCGAGCGCGTGTTGA
- a CDS encoding dihydroxyacetone kinase family protein, translating into MTRLYNDPTAFADEMIDGFARASARWVQRVPGGVTRSTRSEPGTVALVIGGGSGHYPAFGGLVGPGLAHGAALGNLFASPSAQQVRHVSEAADQGGGILLSFGNYAGDVANFGRARDELIAHGVDCRIVTITDDISSAPASERHKRRGIAGDFTVFKCAGAAAERGDDLDDVERIARKANDRTRSFGVAFSGCSLPGAAEPLFTVPEGRMAVGMGIHGEPGIDERDVPTADELAELFVSSLLAELPDDIEDVRGARVAVILNGLGSVKYEELFVVYSGVARRLDAAGIEVVEPEVGELVTSFDMAGASLTLFWLDDELEELWRAPADAPAYSKGSVGPTVAADVWQADDETVPIPEASEASRSAALTVLAAIEALTTIVDEHADELGRIDAVAGDGDHGIGMQRGSGAALVAARDAVERGAGAGTVLALAADAWSDRAGGTSGALWGAVLAALGDALTDDAAPDRASVAAGVTAATTAVLGFGASPGDKTMVDAIVPFRDALTAALDEGDSLAEAWSDAADVTELAAAATADLLPRMGRARPHAEKSLGTPDAGAVSFALIVVAVGAVLRDAATDN; encoded by the coding sequence CGGCGTTCGCCGACGAGATGATCGACGGATTCGCCCGCGCGAGCGCTCGCTGGGTGCAGCGCGTTCCCGGGGGAGTGACGCGCTCGACGCGCAGTGAACCCGGCACCGTCGCCCTCGTCATCGGCGGCGGCTCGGGCCACTACCCGGCATTCGGCGGACTCGTGGGCCCCGGCCTCGCGCACGGTGCCGCCCTCGGCAACCTCTTCGCGTCGCCCTCGGCCCAGCAGGTGCGCCACGTCTCGGAGGCGGCCGACCAGGGCGGCGGCATCCTGCTCTCGTTCGGCAACTACGCGGGGGATGTCGCGAACTTCGGCCGCGCCCGTGACGAACTCATCGCGCACGGCGTCGACTGCCGCATCGTGACGATCACCGACGACATCTCGAGCGCTCCGGCCTCCGAGCGCCACAAGCGCCGCGGCATCGCGGGCGACTTCACCGTCTTCAAGTGCGCGGGCGCCGCCGCCGAGCGCGGCGACGACCTCGATGACGTCGAGCGCATCGCCCGGAAGGCCAACGACCGCACCCGCTCGTTCGGCGTCGCCTTCTCGGGCTGCTCGCTGCCCGGTGCGGCCGAGCCGCTCTTCACCGTTCCCGAGGGCCGGATGGCCGTCGGCATGGGCATCCACGGCGAGCCGGGCATCGACGAACGCGACGTGCCGACCGCCGACGAGCTCGCTGAGCTCTTCGTCTCGTCGCTCCTCGCCGAGCTGCCCGATGACATCGAGGATGTCCGTGGTGCGCGCGTCGCCGTCATCCTCAACGGTCTGGGGTCGGTGAAGTACGAAGAGCTCTTCGTCGTGTACTCGGGTGTCGCGCGTCGTCTCGACGCGGCCGGCATCGAGGTCGTCGAGCCCGAGGTCGGCGAGCTCGTGACGAGCTTCGACATGGCCGGTGCCTCGCTCACACTGTTCTGGCTCGACGACGAGCTCGAGGAACTCTGGCGCGCACCCGCCGATGCGCCCGCCTACTCGAAGGGGAGCGTCGGCCCGACCGTCGCGGCCGACGTGTGGCAGGCCGACGACGAGACCGTGCCCATTCCGGAGGCTTCCGAGGCCTCGCGTTCCGCAGCGCTCACCGTGCTCGCCGCGATCGAGGCCCTCACGACGATCGTCGACGAGCACGCCGATGAGCTCGGCCGCATCGACGCCGTCGCGGGTGACGGCGACCACGGCATCGGGATGCAGCGGGGTTCGGGCGCCGCGCTCGTCGCCGCCCGAGACGCCGTCGAACGCGGAGCGGGGGCGGGCACGGTGCTCGCGCTCGCCGCCGATGCCTGGTCGGACCGCGCGGGCGGCACCTCGGGTGCGCTCTGGGGTGCCGTGCTCGCCGCCCTCGGCGACGCCCTCACCGACGATGCGGCACCCGACCGCGCGAGTGTCGCAGCCGGTGTGACCGCGGCGACGACCGCCGTGCTCGGCTTCGGTGCGAGCCCCGGCGACAAGACCATGGTCGACGCGATCGTGCCGTTCCGCGACGCGCTCACGGCCGCGCTCGACGAGGGCGACTCGCTCGCCGAGGCCTGGTCGGACGCCGCCGACGTCACCGAGCTCGCCGCCGCGGCGACCGCCGACCTGCTTCCCCGCATGGGCCGGGCCCGCCCGCACGCCGAGAAGAGCCTCGGCACGCCCGACGCGGGCGCCGTCTCGTTCGCCCTCATCGTCGTCGCCGTCGGAGCCGTGCTCCGCGACGCGGCCACCGACAACTGA